A genomic stretch from Acropora palmata chromosome 13, jaAcrPala1.3, whole genome shotgun sequence includes:
- the LOC141863599 gene encoding uncharacterized protein LOC141863599, which translates to MHPLLFYVSDKLMTKTPNTDIPTTLVKNVRITEGGHLTLNCTTEINIHEWPREEGVPVISKSRTLEDGEFRRISSSATVKDSGKYLCENDKERYIFNVGVEVHVNVEMVISVLSYTFTPELQNKSSQIYKETAENFTAEMDKVYNNTPGYVRTEVLNFTKGSVKVDFRVIIVFVATDPKNESSLLDKKATTGQTIIKEAKNGLVSRLRVKPQVIVKTPPPEPRGVGFFDVKSDQIGIQWMVPEGFKSFDILSYEVEHWIFGKMDKLKKKLSQSEAKTEYSYKIQNLEPETTYMIRVAAINVYGSNYNEEKGQETLAASFPYWVIALIVLFAIAAIISTVFCIRQRVIQRRNQQHEEEALGAMDSPKKFESVHDQEQNVKGLDFKFKNDSYQPTDVVWTEIPFEKIKIMDELGSGEFGVVYKGEICGGNGEITPCAVKALKASATDEEMRDLYNELEFMSNIGSHPNLVNLLGACTKDGNLLVVLEIAENGSLIEFLKKNRSKNENYEGEGAAVSGGLSTDMKLSIALDVAKGMAHLASHRRIHRDLAARNVLLGENYVAKVADYGMARDVYEQLMYKKETQGKLPVKWMAIESLETYVFTVESDVWSYGVLLWEMETGGLKPYPGLTTTELMSDLRKGHRLEKPNGCSNKVYQVMMDCWYSIPSLRPTFDQLVERLEEMSVAT; encoded by the exons ATGCATCCGTTACTTTTTTACGTTTCAGATAAGCTAATGACTAAAACTCCGAATACAGATATCCCTACAACATTAGTTAAGAACGTAAGGATAACGGAGGGAGGTCACCTTACTCTCAATTGCACCACGGAAATAAACATACATGAATGGCCACGTGAAGAAGGCGTACCTGTTATATCAAAATCGCGAACTTTGGAAGATGGGGAATTCAGGCGTATATCTTCATCAGCCACTGTTAAAGATAGTGGAAAATACTTGTGCGAGAACGACAAAGAGCGCTACATATTTAATGTTGGTGTCGAAG TCCATGTGAATGTGGAGATGGTAATAAGTGTTCTCAGCTACACATTCACCccagaactgcaaaacaaatccTCGCAAATTTACAAAGAAACGGCCGAAAATTTTACCGCGGAG ATGGATAAAGTATATAACAATACACCGGGTTATGTGCGGACAGAGGTGTTGAATTTTAC GAAAGGAAGCGTAAAGGTTGATTTTAGAGTAATCATTGTTTTCGTGGCAACAGATCCCAAAAACGAATCATCCTTACTAGACAAGAAAGCGACGACTGgtcaaacaataattaaggAAGCTAAAAACGGACTTGTATCGCGGCTAAGGGTAAAGCCACAAGTGATAGTCAAGA CTCCTCCTCCTGAACCACGAGGGGTAGGGTTTTTTGATGTCAAATCAGACCAAATAGGCATTCAGTGGATGGTCCCTGAGGGCTTTAAATCCTTTGATATTCTCAGTTACGAAGTGGAACACTGGATATTCGGGAAAATGGacaagttgaagaaaaaacTATCACAATCAGAAGCGAAAACCGAGTACAGCTACAAGATTCAAAACTTGGAACCAGAAACAACTTATATGATTCGTGTCGCGGCCATAAACGTTTATGGCTCCAATTACAACGAAGAAAAGGGTCAAGAAACACTTGCTGCCT CTTTTCCCTATTGGGTTATAGCCCTTATAGTCCTATTTGCTATTGCTGCTATTATTAGCACCGTTTTTTGCATTCGGCAAAGAGTGATACAGCGACGAAACCAGCAGCATGAAGAAGAAGCCTTGGGTGCTATGGACAGCCCCAAGAAATTT GAAAGTGTACATGATCAAGAACAAAATGTCAAAGGATTGGATTTCAAGTTTAAAAACGATTCTTACCAACCAACTGACGTTGTTTGGACGGAGATACCATTTGAAAAGATCAAAATAATGGATGAACTTGGCTCTGGGGAATTTGGAGTAGTCTACAAAGGGGAAATCTGTGGAGGAAACGGTGAAATTACGCCATGCGCTGTAAAAGCGCTGAAAG CCTCTGCTACTGATGAAGAGATGCGGGACCTGTACAACGAACTGGAATTTATGTCAAACATCGGGAGTCACCCAAACCTAGTAAACTTGCTCGGCGCCTGCACCAAAGATG GCAACCTCCTTGTTGTCTTGGAGATCGCGGAAAATGGTAGCTTGATAGagttcttgaaaaaaaatcgaagcaaaaatgaaaactacgAGGGTGAAGGTGCTGCTGTAAGTGGTGGCTTGTCTACAGATATGAAGCTGAGCATTGCTCTTGACGTGGCAAAAGGAATGGCTCACTTGGCAAGCCATAGG CGTATCCACCGTGATCTTGCAGCTCGAAATGTTCTGCTTGGGGAAAACTACGTCGCAAAGGTGGCCGATTATGGAATGGCACGTGACGTATACGAGCAACTGATGTACAAGAAGGAAACACAG GGAAAACTTCCTGTCAAATGGATGGCCATTGAGTCATTGGAAACTTATGTGTTTACCGTGGAATCAGACGT TTGGTCTTATGGAGTTCTCCTGTGGGAAATGGAGACTGGAG GCCTCAAACCATATCCTGGTTTGACAACAACCGAATTGATGTCAGATTTGAGGAAAGGCCACCGACTGGAAAAGCCCAACGGATGTTCAAATAAAGT GTATCAGGTGATGATGGATTGCTGGTACTCAATCCCAAGCCTTCGACCCACTTTTGACCAATTGGTGGAACGACTCGAAGAAATGTCTGTGGCTACGTGA